A portion of the Paucilactobacillus hokkaidonensis JCM 18461 genome contains these proteins:
- the smpB gene encoding SsrA-binding protein SmpB, translated as MAKQKQHLNDNLMAQNKKARHDYSIESTYEAGIVLTGTEIKSIRDKRVNLRDGFAQIRNGEVWLMNVHISPYNQGNQFNHDPLRNRKLLLHKKEIKRLSGDLSTKGITLVPLKMYIKNGYAKVLLGVAKGKHEYDKRETLKRKEQDRQIARVMKKY; from the coding sequence TTGGCGAAACAAAAACAACATCTTAACGATAATTTAATGGCGCAAAACAAAAAAGCGCGTCATGACTATTCGATTGAATCGACTTATGAAGCTGGAATTGTTTTAACAGGGACTGAAATTAAATCAATTCGGGATAAGCGAGTTAATTTACGTGATGGTTTTGCACAAATTCGTAACGGTGAAGTATGGCTGATGAACGTTCATATTAGCCCATATAATCAAGGCAATCAGTTTAATCATGATCCATTACGGAATCGTAAATTATTGCTGCATAAAAAAGAGATTAAGCGTTTATCTGGTGACCTTAGCACCAAAGGAATCACTTTAGTACCGCTCAAAATGTACATTAAAAATGGCTACGCAAAGGTATTACTTGGAGTTGCTAAAGGAAAACACGAGTATGATAAGCGTGAGACACTCAAGAGAAAAGAACAAGATCGACAGATAGCTAGGGTGATGAAAAAGTATTAG
- a CDS encoding ClC family H(+)/Cl(-) exchange transporter, whose protein sequence is MKHKFDSTRLRQIIRGLLIGLAVGLVVSIFRLAIEYGLKMVIAIYQIMHQTPWLLLPWTGLSIALALILGNMAQKNPAIQGSGIPQIEGQLAGSYEERWWPVLWRKFVGGILSIGSGLFLGREGPSIQLGAAIGQGFAEFKHDSQINRRVSIASGAAAGLSAAFNAPIASTLFILEEVYHNFSPLVWLSALVSALTSNFVSLNFFGLTPVLHISYSQSLPLNQYGHLIILGIILGLMGRLYQITLLKLPIWFGKLKSIQPAWYPVLPFTLVIVVGWFWPNTLGGGNGLIIQMAQHNPSILILFGLLILRFVFSMISYGSMLPGGIFLPILTIGAVIGGLYGQIMVSAGWLNATLVSNFIIYAMAGYFAGIGKAPFTAILLITEMVGSLGHLMPLAVVSIVAFTVVDLLSGAPIYESLLNKLIKRTEITTNKEVSTLSTTIFMGSQLDGCQIRDFEWPLGCLVSSIIRGEHRIVPHGDTVLQAGDTLIVSVDPDKQQAVFAHVVAAAQTQMDKLV, encoded by the coding sequence GTGAAGCATAAATTTGATTCAACTAGGTTAAGACAAATTATTCGAGGATTATTGATTGGTTTGGCGGTAGGACTGGTAGTAAGCATATTCCGATTGGCAATTGAATATGGTCTGAAAATGGTTATTGCAATTTATCAAATCATGCATCAAACACCATGGCTGTTGCTACCGTGGACTGGTTTATCAATTGCTTTAGCGTTAATTCTAGGCAATATGGCACAGAAAAATCCAGCTATCCAAGGTTCTGGAATTCCACAAATTGAAGGCCAGTTAGCAGGTAGCTATGAGGAACGATGGTGGCCAGTTTTATGGCGTAAGTTTGTCGGGGGAATTTTATCAATCGGATCAGGTTTGTTTTTAGGTCGAGAAGGTCCATCAATTCAATTGGGCGCCGCTATTGGACAAGGATTCGCGGAATTTAAACATGATAGTCAAATAAACCGGAGAGTTTCGATTGCTAGTGGAGCTGCAGCTGGTCTTTCAGCGGCTTTTAATGCACCAATTGCCAGTACTTTATTTATCCTAGAAGAGGTATATCATAATTTTTCTCCGTTAGTTTGGCTGTCAGCATTGGTCAGTGCGTTAACATCAAATTTTGTATCATTAAATTTCTTTGGCTTAACACCTGTATTGCATATTTCATATTCACAGTCATTACCACTTAATCAATATGGCCATTTAATTATTCTTGGAATTATATTGGGTTTAATGGGCCGACTCTATCAGATAACATTACTGAAGCTGCCAATTTGGTTTGGTAAACTAAAATCAATTCAACCAGCTTGGTATCCGGTTCTCCCGTTCACTTTGGTAATCGTAGTTGGCTGGTTTTGGCCAAATACATTAGGCGGAGGAAACGGATTAATTATTCAAATGGCTCAGCATAATCCGTCAATTTTAATTTTGTTTGGTTTATTGATTTTGCGGTTTGTATTTTCAATGATTAGCTATGGGTCTATGCTTCCTGGTGGAATTTTTTTACCAATATTAACTATTGGAGCTGTGATTGGTGGTTTGTACGGTCAGATAATGGTCAGTGCAGGATGGCTAAATGCAACCCTTGTTTCTAACTTTATTATATATGCAATGGCCGGATATTTTGCTGGAATTGGGAAGGCGCCATTTACTGCGATTTTGCTCATCACTGAAATGGTCGGTTCGCTGGGGCATCTAATGCCATTAGCAGTCGTATCTATTGTGGCATTCACAGTGGTGGATCTATTAAGTGGAGCACCAATCTATGAATCGCTACTAAATAAGCTAATTAAACGAACCGAAATAACAACCAACAAAGAAGTGTCAACACTTTCAACAACGATTTTTATGGGATCACAACTTGATGGTTGTCAGATACGAGATTTTGAATGGCCCCTTGGCTGCCTAGTATCATCAATTATACGTGGAGAACATAGAATAGTGCCACATGGCGACACAGTTCTGCAAGCAGGTGATACACTTATTGTTTCAGTTGATCCTGATAAGCAGCAGGCTGTTTTTGCCCATGTAGTTGCTGCCGCTCAAACGCAAATGGATAAGTTAGTGTAA
- the secG gene encoding preprotein translocase subunit SecG, which translates to MYNLLLTIFLIVCVILIACVMMQPAKNNSDAMSALTGSAGDLFAQKKARGFEAVMQIATTVFAVIFFLLALALVYLSSH; encoded by the coding sequence TTGTATAATTTATTATTAACGATATTTTTAATTGTGTGTGTAATATTGATTGCGTGTGTCATGATGCAACCAGCTAAAAATAATTCAGATGCGATGTCAGCGTTAACTGGTAGTGCTGGTGATTTGTTTGCACAGAAAAAGGCACGGGGATTTGAAGCAGTAATGCAAATTGCAACCACTGTATTTGCCGTTATTTTTTTCTTATTGGCATTGGCGTTAGTATATCTATCATCACATTAG
- a CDS encoding ISLre2 family transposase has product MFILADFIDSLNNLDSLFDLEEQVIRCLREMFQEIVSKYLIQLDETLVSQIPSDHTFINRQPRTINFMFGAVSFERRCYRKTDGTNYFPLDTHLKLVSRKRFSPYFKSVVSKIGQMTTMRNTADMINLASQTDISAWTVDKIVREMADIVAVEEETLDKEIIHRKKVDNLVIEGDAFEVRERGKQRVSVHHYRVYESTNAGPVNKREFVETNHLKARKQVCDYLEAHYKLSEMVVFLASDAGPGYDPISMRELVPGARKVEYAIDRYHFIRKFEQTIGLQNPLSRKATSAIREHNLNQLEAILDTFESQITTGKDSEKLTKLRHYLSRNWKYIKRPKDRGYKYMGKLGSIESSHRAFTYRLKKQGKSWSKKGLQAMLVLILARVNRHLNQDLSSGLRRLRELKIEVSLKSIKSIRFTDLNRKIRSQHIGVKIGNITVDSATSSPIGAMAKAYSR; this is encoded by the coding sequence ATGTTTATTTTAGCAGATTTTATTGATTCATTGAATAATTTAGATAGTTTATTTGATTTGGAGGAACAAGTTATTCGTTGTTTGCGGGAAATGTTTCAAGAAATTGTATCTAAATACTTAATTCAATTAGACGAAACGTTAGTTTCTCAGATTCCAAGTGACCATACCTTTATTAACCGACAACCACGAACAATTAATTTTATGTTTGGTGCTGTTTCATTTGAACGTAGATGCTATAGGAAGACAGATGGAACCAATTATTTTCCATTGGATACACATTTAAAACTTGTGTCGCGAAAAAGATTTTCACCATATTTCAAAAGTGTGGTTAGTAAGATTGGTCAAATGACTACCATGAGAAACACAGCGGATATGATTAACCTTGCCAGTCAGACTGATATTAGTGCATGGACAGTCGACAAAATCGTTAGAGAGATGGCCGACATCGTTGCTGTCGAGGAAGAAACACTTGATAAAGAAATTATTCATCGTAAAAAAGTGGATAATTTAGTCATTGAAGGAGATGCTTTTGAAGTCCGAGAACGTGGTAAGCAACGGGTTTCTGTGCATCATTATAGGGTATACGAATCCACTAATGCTGGTCCAGTAAATAAGCGTGAATTTGTTGAAACCAATCATTTAAAAGCACGAAAACAAGTTTGTGATTATCTGGAAGCACATTATAAATTAAGCGAGATGGTAGTGTTTTTAGCAAGTGATGCCGGTCCTGGATATGATCCCATCAGTATGCGCGAATTAGTTCCTGGGGCAAGAAAAGTTGAGTATGCAATTGATCGGTATCACTTTATTCGAAAATTCGAGCAGACCATCGGTCTACAAAACCCGTTAAGTAGAAAGGCTACATCAGCTATTAGAGAACATAATTTGAACCAATTAGAGGCTATTTTAGATACTTTTGAATCGCAAATTACAACTGGAAAAGATTCCGAAAAGTTGACCAAATTAAGACATTATCTCAGCCGTAATTGGAAATATATCAAACGTCCCAAAGATCGTGGCTATAAATATATGGGCAAATTAGGCTCAATTGAGAGCTCACACAGAGCTTTCACCTACCGCTTAAAAAAGCAAGGTAAGAGTTGGTCTAAAAAAGGATTACAAGCTATGTTAGTTCTCATACTAGCAAGAGTTAACAGACATCTTAATCAAGATCTATCATCAGGATTAAGAAGGCTAAGAGAACTTAAAATTGAAGTATCTCTCAAGTCAATTAAATCAATTAGGTTCACAGATTTAAACCGAAAAATACGTTCACAGCACATAGGAGTTAAAATTGGTAATATTACTGTTGATTCAGCAACGAGTAGCCCCATAGGGGCAATGGCAAAAGCATACTCCCGTTAA
- a CDS encoding LURP-one-related/scramblase family protein, whose protein sequence is MRTLYIHQHLNDLRGATVVKDENGAATYLLVGKWGLQRDVLSLYAIDGALLAEIRQLTLGILPKFSIYQDRQQIGTVGKSLGFLREVIYIRGLNWIVVGNTLKDSYRVYHGTQLVFSLKPVKFTSGYYHELSIVDQELEPVAILIASVLDHWARKGDRRVKKVRQRQHGLMTNPTQNFSRKD, encoded by the coding sequence GTGCGAACACTGTACATCCACCAACATTTAAATGACCTACGCGGTGCTACCGTTGTTAAAGATGAAAACGGTGCAGCAACTTATTTGCTCGTCGGCAAATGGGGGCTTCAACGAGACGTGCTATCCTTGTATGCCATTGATGGTGCTTTACTTGCTGAAATACGCCAACTAACACTTGGCATTTTGCCTAAGTTTTCGATTTATCAAGACCGGCAACAAATTGGTACTGTCGGTAAATCATTGGGATTTCTTAGAGAAGTTATCTATATCCGTGGGTTAAATTGGATTGTCGTTGGTAATACCCTTAAAGATAGTTATCGTGTGTACCATGGCACACAATTAGTCTTCTCACTTAAGCCGGTTAAATTTACCAGTGGCTACTATCATGAACTTAGTATTGTTGACCAAGAACTTGAACCAGTCGCAATTTTAATTGCTAGCGTTCTAGATCATTGGGCCCGCAAAGGCGATCGCCGAGTTAAAAAAGTACGACAACGTCAACATGGTCTGATGACTAATCCAACTCAAAATTTTTCTCGAAAAGATTGA
- a CDS encoding alpha/beta hydrolase: MLQKPTSFFFRHGPKAVILLHAYASNSNDMRLLARFLEKDDYSVYAPILTGHATDDPRDIFTQGSPEQWWQDTKGAIEYVRSQGYTQIAIFGLSLGGIFATKALEEDSDLVGGGTFSSPIISAGGSNVAESFPKMAQAQYERQQTDQETKQVNLTWIKEHVSGQLLEIETYTKSIATRLEQINTIFFVGQGGRDEMISSKCGAMLQQRLEQLGKQVDFHFYPDASHVITVNSAHHNLEQDVKNYLKKIF; this comes from the coding sequence ATGTTGCAAAAACCAACATCATTTTTCTTCCGGCATGGGCCAAAGGCAGTTATTTTACTGCACGCTTACGCTAGCAACAGTAATGATATGCGGTTACTGGCACGCTTTTTAGAAAAAGACGATTATTCAGTGTATGCTCCCATCTTAACTGGACACGCAACTGATGATCCACGAGACATATTTACTCAGGGCTCACCGGAGCAATGGTGGCAAGACACTAAAGGTGCAATTGAATATGTGCGATCGCAAGGTTACACGCAGATTGCCATTTTCGGTCTTTCTCTGGGAGGAATATTTGCTACTAAGGCATTGGAAGAAGATTCGGATCTTGTTGGTGGAGGAACATTCAGTTCTCCAATCATTAGTGCCGGAGGATCAAACGTGGCTGAGTCTTTTCCTAAGATGGCACAAGCTCAATATGAACGACAGCAGACTGATCAGGAAACAAAGCAGGTTAACCTAACTTGGATTAAAGAGCATGTTTCGGGACAATTACTTGAAATTGAAACGTATACCAAGTCCATTGCTACACGGCTAGAACAGATTAATACAATCTTTTTCGTTGGGCAGGGTGGTCGCGATGAGATGATTAGTTCAAAATGTGGTGCAATGCTGCAACAAAGACTCGAACAACTGGGAAAACAAGTTGATTTTCACTTTTACCCGGATGCAAGTCATGTTATTACAGTTAACAGCGCGCATCATAATTTGGAACAAGACGTAAAAAACTATTTAAAGAAAATATTTTGA
- the rnr gene encoding ribonuclease R, with protein MTEIIKLKQTIREHLRDNAEVSFSAEKLAAAIDMKAADQFTQVVQALAQLERENEVEVTDRGEFRAVPKKPILSGVFHGNDKGFGFVAYDPDEPDIYINPDHTKHALNGDEVDVDIVRPARPGDSRGPEGQVTEIEKHRYEQVVGEFKADTTDGYIGEIVLKDKKIASYKFMVTDDGLHPSEGEVVTADVVTYPTDAQPKVMVGIAKEVIGDKDQPGIDILSVVYAHNIPHEFPKDVIEQADKIEESISEDEKKGRVDITDQPLVTIDSIESKDLDDAVVAWKMDNGNYHLGVHIADVSHYVPEGTPLDEEAYKRGTSVYLTDRVIPMLPRRLSNGICSLNPGVERLSMSCEMEINSEGKVVNHRIFTSVMKSHARMTYKGVNAILEAHDEKTREQYKELVPMFEDMAELHRALLKNRKHRGAIDFDAPEAKIIVDEQGHPTDIELRDRGLSERMIESFMLAANETVAEHFEQLHVPFLYRIHETPDGERVKNFFEFLSVFGHTVHGDPNNLKPKMLQNVLKEVAGEPEEQMVQTMMLRSMKQAKYSDQSLGHFGLGAEFYTHFTSPIRRYPDTTVHRLIKWYAKHGTGAEAKAKYAETLPEIAEHTSVAERRGIDTERDVDGMKKAEYMEDHVGETFDAVVSSVMKFGLFVSLPNTVEGLIHISAMQDDYYEYVEKHMALVGRKFHRIYQIGQPIQVKLIRVEKDQREVDFELVDPKAAPVTKLRVPRSDDHRGGNRNHNGNGHNQRSSSHESGHNNHRQINRGQSRQRDNKRPTRS; from the coding sequence ATGACAGAAATAATAAAATTAAAACAAACAATTAGAGAACATTTACGGGACAATGCTGAAGTAAGCTTTTCAGCAGAAAAACTGGCGGCTGCGATTGATATGAAGGCGGCAGATCAATTCACACAAGTAGTGCAAGCTTTGGCTCAACTAGAACGTGAAAATGAAGTTGAAGTAACCGATCGTGGTGAATTTCGCGCAGTTCCTAAGAAGCCTATTTTGAGTGGTGTCTTTCATGGTAATGATAAGGGATTTGGGTTCGTGGCATATGATCCAGATGAGCCTGATATTTACATTAATCCTGATCATACTAAGCACGCACTGAATGGCGATGAAGTTGACGTTGATATTGTCCGGCCAGCCCGTCCTGGCGACAGCCGTGGTCCAGAAGGTCAAGTCACTGAAATTGAAAAACATCGATATGAGCAAGTAGTTGGTGAGTTCAAAGCTGACACAACTGATGGCTATATCGGTGAAATTGTACTTAAGGATAAAAAAATCGCCAGTTATAAATTTATGGTAACTGATGATGGATTACATCCTTCAGAAGGAGAGGTTGTCACAGCAGATGTTGTGACATATCCTACTGATGCGCAACCTAAAGTAATGGTTGGAATTGCCAAAGAAGTAATTGGAGATAAGGACCAACCGGGAATTGATATTCTCTCAGTTGTGTATGCCCATAACATTCCACATGAGTTTCCAAAAGATGTAATTGAACAAGCAGATAAAATTGAAGAATCAATCAGTGAAGATGAGAAAAAAGGTCGTGTCGATATCACTGATCAGCCATTGGTCACGATTGATAGCATTGAATCTAAGGACTTAGATGATGCCGTTGTGGCCTGGAAAATGGACAATGGTAACTACCATTTAGGTGTCCATATTGCTGATGTGAGCCATTACGTACCGGAAGGCACCCCACTTGATGAAGAAGCTTACAAACGTGGAACATCTGTTTATTTGACTGACCGAGTGATTCCAATGTTACCACGGCGACTTTCTAACGGGATTTGTTCATTGAACCCAGGCGTTGAACGTTTATCCATGAGTTGTGAAATGGAAATTAATTCTGAAGGTAAAGTAGTTAATCACCGCATTTTTACAAGTGTAATGAAATCACACGCACGAATGACCTATAAGGGTGTCAATGCTATTTTAGAGGCCCATGATGAAAAAACGCGAGAACAATACAAAGAATTAGTACCTATGTTTGAAGATATGGCGGAGTTGCATCGAGCTTTATTGAAGAATCGTAAACATCGTGGGGCAATTGATTTTGATGCGCCAGAAGCAAAGATTATTGTTGATGAGCAGGGACATCCAACTGATATTGAGTTACGGGATCGTGGATTATCAGAGCGCATGATTGAATCATTTATGCTTGCTGCCAACGAAACGGTTGCGGAACACTTCGAACAGTTGCATGTGCCGTTCCTATACCGGATCCATGAAACTCCGGATGGTGAACGAGTTAAGAACTTCTTTGAATTCTTAAGTGTCTTTGGACATACCGTTCATGGTGATCCCAATAATTTGAAGCCTAAAATGTTACAAAATGTATTAAAAGAAGTCGCTGGTGAACCAGAAGAACAAATGGTACAAACGATGATGTTACGAAGCATGAAGCAGGCCAAGTATTCAGACCAGTCGTTAGGTCATTTTGGTTTGGGGGCTGAATTCTATACTCACTTTACTTCACCAATTAGACGATACCCGGATACAACTGTTCATCGCTTAATCAAATGGTATGCCAAACATGGTACTGGCGCTGAGGCGAAGGCTAAATATGCAGAAACACTGCCAGAAATTGCTGAGCATACCTCGGTTGCAGAGCGTCGTGGTATTGATACTGAACGTGATGTTGATGGAATGAAAAAAGCAGAATACATGGAGGACCATGTTGGCGAAACCTTTGATGCAGTCGTTAGTTCTGTAATGAAGTTTGGTTTGTTTGTCTCATTACCAAATACAGTTGAAGGTTTGATTCATATTAGTGCGATGCAAGATGACTACTATGAATATGTTGAAAAACATATGGCATTAGTTGGTCGTAAATTCCATCGTATTTATCAAATTGGGCAACCAATTCAGGTTAAATTAATTCGAGTTGAAAAAGACCAACGAGAAGTTGATTTTGAGTTGGTGGATCCAAAAGCAGCTCCTGTAACTAAGCTTCGAGTTCCACGTTCAGACGATCACCGCGGTGGTAATCGAAATCACAATGGTAATGGTCATAATCAACGTAGTTCAAGCCATGAATCTGGGCACAATAACCATCGTCAAATTAACCGTGGTCAATCACGGCAACGCGATAATAAGCGACCAACCAGAAGTTAA